From Granulicella sp. WH15, the proteins below share one genomic window:
- a CDS encoding purine nucleoside permease: MSLRRSAAWIEVRVFGKVNSFLKRYAPGFQLLLTSVAQRMRLSLPKMLWGRPVWTHSKLWNHVVYGKSPLHWITRHLKLDDVFFDARAHQDSLPMAAVRLTGRTGRVVALEPETYSLRKKNWALKIGSCRSICNRTDPSSCFLQLQMENIKRAPSLCASVFLAMFATTVCAQTPVNPWPIRAVVIVTSEVGKDTGDAPGEYQFWVEREHLDEVLEFQGGPNLPEGQHPLRTNQDHTILGMLSGATLANATASTMLLGLDPRFDLSHAYILINGAAGVDPNWGSIGSAAWARYVLSDVAREIDAREIPKEWPYGWLPIWAREPNQRNPGPPRQGDLSNLYPLNENLANWAYEQTREINLGDDTELKAFRAEYVGFPNAQRPPFVALGDTFSSDVFWHGRIMTQFAEDWVHLWTDGKGAFAMTDMDDVGFMTAIERLGRMHRVDPQRVMVLRTASNYSMQPPGHDAVQSLTRSYSNGRIAAESAWHCGSIVLHRILADWPNTYEHIPEGVPIRKRTEYSAAKPNAVGKIRELWFEYARGRTREFLFVLVVFVVGLLLGIALSRLIPRPNRSKTAQVKA; encoded by the coding sequence ATGTCACTCCGCCGATCGGCGGCATGGATCGAGGTGCGGGTGTTTGGTAAAGTAAATTCCTTCCTGAAACGATATGCTCCTGGTTTTCAGCTTCTGCTGACGAGTGTTGCTCAGCGGATGAGACTTTCATTGCCGAAGATGCTTTGGGGAAGACCTGTCTGGACGCATTCCAAGTTGTGGAACCATGTCGTGTACGGCAAAAGCCCTCTGCATTGGATCACCCGGCACCTGAAACTTGACGATGTCTTTTTCGATGCCAGAGCGCATCAAGATTCGCTACCGATGGCTGCGGTGCGGCTAACTGGACGCACTGGCAGGGTGGTGGCGCTTGAGCCAGAGACCTACTCCTTGAGAAAAAAGAATTGGGCTTTGAAAATAGGTTCCTGCCGAAGTATCTGTAATAGAACAGATCCCTCAAGCTGCTTCCTCCAGCTTCAGATGGAAAATATCAAGCGCGCCCCGAGTCTTTGTGCTTCAGTCTTTCTCGCGATGTTCGCGACCACCGTTTGCGCTCAAACTCCTGTGAATCCCTGGCCGATCCGCGCAGTGGTGATCGTAACGTCCGAAGTCGGCAAAGACACTGGTGACGCTCCGGGCGAGTACCAGTTCTGGGTTGAGCGAGAGCATCTGGATGAGGTGCTCGAATTTCAGGGTGGCCCGAACCTGCCAGAGGGGCAACATCCGTTGCGCACGAACCAGGACCACACCATTCTCGGGATGCTGAGCGGTGCCACTCTAGCCAATGCGACCGCGAGCACGATGTTGCTTGGGCTCGATCCACGTTTCGACTTAAGTCATGCATACATCCTGATCAACGGCGCCGCAGGCGTCGATCCAAACTGGGGCTCGATTGGATCCGCTGCATGGGCTCGCTACGTTCTCAGCGATGTAGCTCGCGAGATTGATGCGCGCGAGATACCCAAGGAGTGGCCGTATGGCTGGCTGCCAATTTGGGCGCGCGAGCCAAATCAGCGCAATCCGGGTCCGCCGCGCCAGGGCGACCTATCCAATCTCTATCCGCTGAACGAGAATCTAGCGAACTGGGCTTACGAGCAGACCAGGGAAATCAATCTGGGCGATGACACAGAGTTGAAAGCGTTCCGCGCTGAGTACGTCGGTTTTCCCAACGCTCAGAGGCCGCCTTTTGTAGCCCTGGGCGACACTTTCTCCTCCGACGTCTTCTGGCACGGCAGGATCATGACTCAGTTTGCTGAAGACTGGGTACACCTGTGGACTGACGGCAAAGGTGCCTTCGCCATGACCGATATGGATGACGTCGGCTTTATGACGGCGATTGAGCGGCTCGGGCGAATGCACCGCGTCGATCCGCAGCGAGTGATGGTATTGCGGACCGCGTCGAACTACTCGATGCAGCCGCCTGGGCATGATGCCGTTCAGTCGCTGACCAGGTCGTATTCCAACGGTCGAATAGCGGCGGAGTCAGCCTGGCATTGCGGGTCGATTGTGTTGCATAGAATCCTGGCCGACTGGCCAAACACTTATGAACATATCCCGGAAGGCGTTCCTATAAGGAAACGCACTGAATACTCCGCAGCCAAACCCAATGCCGTAGGCAAGATTCGAGAGCTTTGGTTTGAATATGCCCGAGGCAGGACGCGGGAGTTCTTGTTTGTATTGGTTGTGTTCGTGGTGGGACTGCTACTGGGCATCGCGTTGAGTCGGCTCATACCGCGGCCCAATCGCTCGAAAACTGCACAGGTCAAGGCCTGA
- a CDS encoding PQQ-binding-like beta-propeller repeat protein, with product MQFGEGTWKAIVKINRSVLGRMGFVACAVGVLAMAVAGSAQVKNKAVKAGQTDWAEYNGGPGGSHYSKLKQINTANVATLKQVWSFDTGQKGGLETNPLILDGVLYAYTPTQQVIAVDAVTGKLVWKFDSGVIGTRPQRGLAYWTDGKERRLIAGVTNFVYEIDMATGKVVPTFGEKGRIDLREGLGRDVATMSLSMTSPAVVYKDLLIVGDATPESLPAPPGDIRAYDVHTGKQRWIFHTIPHPGDFGYETWPKDAWKTSGAANNWCGMTLDRERGIVYVPTGSSATDWYGVDRVGNDLFANSLVALKAETGERIWHFQGVHHDLWDRDFDSPPTLVTVKRNGKEVPAVAQTSKQGWLYLFNRLDGTPLFPIEERPFPASDVPGEVTSATQPIPMKPAPFARQIVTEADLTERTPEAHEWAVEQLKGMVSKGMYYPNTVGKPTMMMPGWDGGAEWGGSAFDPATHVIYINANDVGLTESLVKHEGGSGGKSTYEAQCSVCHQENRAGSPPAFPSLLNLEEKFTAAQIMDIVEHGRGRMPPFPGLKEEQRKAVANYVLNGEAKQVAAGPDRYDTTGYKKFLDPEGYPAVAAPWGTLNALDLNTGEYLWKVPLGQYPELTAKGLKDTGSENYGGPVLTAGGVIFIASTVLDKKIRAFDKKDGKLLWEATLPYPANSTPAVYEVNGKEYVVIAAGGGREPKLPTGGVYVAFALP from the coding sequence ATGCAGTTCGGCGAAGGAACGTGGAAGGCTATCGTGAAGATCAATCGGAGTGTTTTGGGGCGTATGGGATTTGTCGCCTGCGCGGTGGGAGTGCTGGCGATGGCGGTGGCCGGCAGTGCGCAGGTGAAGAACAAGGCCGTGAAGGCGGGGCAGACGGACTGGGCTGAGTATAACGGTGGACCGGGTGGAAGCCACTACTCGAAGCTGAAGCAGATCAATACCGCGAACGTGGCGACGCTTAAGCAGGTGTGGAGCTTCGATACCGGGCAGAAGGGTGGGTTGGAGACGAATCCGCTGATCCTCGATGGAGTGCTGTATGCGTATACGCCGACCCAGCAGGTGATTGCGGTGGACGCGGTGACGGGGAAGCTGGTGTGGAAGTTCGACTCAGGGGTGATAGGTACGAGGCCGCAGAGAGGGCTGGCGTACTGGACGGACGGGAAGGAGCGGAGGCTGATCGCCGGGGTGACGAACTTCGTCTACGAGATCGACATGGCGACGGGGAAGGTGGTTCCGACGTTTGGGGAGAAGGGACGCATCGACCTGCGCGAGGGATTGGGGCGTGATGTGGCAACGATGTCGCTGTCGATGACAAGTCCGGCGGTGGTCTATAAAGACCTGCTGATTGTGGGAGATGCTACGCCGGAGTCGCTACCGGCGCCGCCGGGTGACATACGGGCGTACGACGTGCATACGGGCAAGCAGCGGTGGATCTTTCATACGATTCCGCATCCGGGTGATTTCGGCTATGAGACGTGGCCGAAGGATGCGTGGAAGACGAGCGGCGCGGCGAATAACTGGTGCGGAATGACGCTCGACCGGGAGAGGGGGATTGTCTATGTGCCGACTGGCTCTTCGGCGACGGACTGGTATGGCGTGGATAGGGTAGGGAACGATTTGTTTGCGAACTCGCTGGTGGCTCTGAAGGCGGAGACGGGGGAGCGGATATGGCACTTCCAGGGAGTGCATCACGATCTGTGGGATCGGGACTTCGATTCGCCGCCGACGCTGGTAACCGTAAAGCGGAACGGCAAGGAGGTGCCAGCGGTAGCTCAGACGTCGAAGCAGGGGTGGCTGTATCTGTTCAACCGGCTGGATGGGACGCCGCTGTTTCCGATTGAGGAGCGACCTTTTCCTGCCAGCGATGTTCCAGGAGAGGTCACGTCGGCGACGCAGCCGATTCCAATGAAACCGGCTCCGTTTGCGCGGCAGATTGTAACCGAGGCGGACCTGACCGAGAGGACTCCGGAGGCGCATGAGTGGGCGGTGGAGCAGCTGAAGGGAATGGTAAGCAAGGGCATGTACTACCCGAACACGGTGGGTAAGCCGACGATGATGATGCCGGGATGGGACGGCGGGGCGGAGTGGGGTGGGTCGGCGTTCGACCCGGCGACGCATGTGATTTATATCAATGCGAACGATGTGGGGTTGACCGAGTCGCTGGTGAAGCATGAGGGCGGATCGGGCGGGAAGTCGACCTATGAGGCGCAGTGCAGTGTGTGCCATCAGGAGAATCGTGCGGGGTCGCCTCCGGCGTTTCCGTCGCTACTGAACCTTGAGGAGAAGTTTACTGCCGCGCAGATTATGGACATCGTCGAGCATGGGCGGGGGAGGATGCCGCCGTTTCCGGGCTTGAAGGAGGAGCAGAGGAAGGCTGTTGCAAACTATGTGTTGAACGGCGAGGCGAAGCAGGTGGCTGCGGGGCCGGACCGGTATGACACGACAGGGTATAAGAAGTTTTTGGATCCGGAGGGGTATCCCGCGGTGGCGGCTCCGTGGGGGACGCTGAATGCGCTGGACCTGAATACGGGCGAGTACTTGTGGAAGGTGCCGCTGGGGCAGTATCCGGAGCTGACGGCGAAGGGGCTGAAGGATACGGGGTCGGAGAACTATGGGGGACCTGTGTTGACTGCGGGAGGCGTGATCTTTATTGCGTCGACGGTGCTGGATAAGAAGATTCGGGCGTTTGATAAGAAAGACGGCAAGCTGCTGTGGGAGGCGACGCTGCCATATCCGGCGAACTCGACGCCAGCGGTGTACGAGGTGAACGGCAAAGAGTATGTGGTGATCGCGGCAGGAGGCGGAAGAGAGCCTAAGCTCCCGACGGGAGGCGTGTACGTAGCGTTCGCGCTGCCTTAG
- a CDS encoding carboxylesterase family protein, giving the protein MPIRTLLRVAVIAFASAPLLAAPPASPNPVVSIESGTIQGTLENHLLAFKGIPYAAPPIGDLRWRPPQPAPRWTGTRPATSFGHDCMQLPAPSEAAPAGTTSPSEDCLVLNVWTPANAAHKHLPVMVWIYGGGFVNGSTSTPIYNGASFARDGVVFVSFNYRLGRFGFFAHPALSRAAGSEPLGNYGYMDQIDALRWVQRNIAAFGGDPRNVTIFGESAGGSSVQMLLASPASDGLFQKAIIQSGGGRDSAHPRHVLEADTKPGDPPSGESLGLTFAKSKGITGDDATTLARLRALPADVLVGGNNILTRRVDPSLNATFPGPMVDGHIVVETSEAAYRAAHQKKIPLIIGANDNDLAYYTGDTVDALLAPFGAAREQARAVYDPDHTNDVHTVGLRVAADRAEIEPARFVARLLTQQDQPVYLFRFSYVAASMRSEWPGATHASEVPYVFETLKARYPSTITPHDESIANLTHAYWVNFAKTGNPNGDHLPHWPLFTPSPDQIFNITDQGAILEPDPFKARLDLTEQSH; this is encoded by the coding sequence ATGCCGATTAGAACGCTACTCCGCGTTGCGGTCATCGCCTTCGCCTCCGCACCTCTCCTCGCTGCTCCCCCTGCCTCCCCCAATCCCGTCGTCTCCATCGAGAGCGGCACTATCCAGGGCACACTCGAAAACCATCTTCTTGCCTTCAAGGGCATCCCCTACGCCGCGCCCCCCATCGGCGACCTCCGCTGGCGTCCACCCCAACCGGCTCCGCGCTGGACCGGTACGCGCCCCGCAACCTCCTTCGGCCACGACTGCATGCAGCTCCCCGCACCTAGCGAGGCTGCGCCTGCGGGCACCACAAGCCCATCCGAAGATTGTCTCGTCCTCAACGTATGGACACCGGCCAACGCAGCCCACAAGCACCTTCCCGTCATGGTCTGGATCTACGGCGGAGGCTTCGTCAACGGCTCCACCTCCACCCCCATTTATAACGGCGCCAGCTTCGCCCGCGACGGCGTCGTGTTTGTCAGCTTCAACTACCGTCTCGGCCGCTTCGGCTTCTTCGCGCACCCCGCCCTCTCCCGCGCCGCCGGCTCCGAGCCTCTCGGCAACTACGGCTACATGGACCAGATCGACGCGCTCCGATGGGTCCAGCGCAACATCGCAGCCTTCGGCGGAGACCCGCGCAACGTTACCATCTTCGGCGAATCCGCCGGTGGTTCCTCCGTCCAGATGCTGCTCGCATCACCCGCGTCCGACGGTCTCTTCCAGAAGGCCATCATCCAGTCAGGCGGTGGCCGTGATAGTGCCCATCCCCGTCACGTCCTCGAGGCCGACACCAAGCCCGGCGACCCGCCCTCCGGTGAGTCTCTCGGCCTAACCTTCGCCAAATCCAAAGGCATCACCGGAGACGACGCCACTACCCTCGCCCGTCTCCGCGCCCTCCCTGCCGACGTACTCGTCGGCGGCAACAACATCCTCACCCGCCGCGTCGACCCGTCGCTCAACGCCACCTTCCCCGGCCCCATGGTCGACGGTCACATCGTCGTCGAGACCTCCGAGGCCGCCTACCGCGCCGCTCACCAGAAGAAGATCCCCCTCATCATCGGCGCCAACGACAACGACCTCGCCTATTACACCGGCGATACCGTCGACGCACTCCTGGCACCCTTCGGCGCAGCTCGCGAACAAGCCCGAGCCGTCTACGACCCCGACCACACCAACGACGTACACACTGTCGGTCTGCGCGTCGCCGCCGACCGCGCCGAGATCGAACCCGCCCGCTTCGTCGCCCGCCTCCTCACCCAGCAGGACCAGCCTGTCTACCTCTTCCGCTTCTCCTACGTCGCCGCCTCCATGCGCTCCGAGTGGCCAGGAGCCACCCACGCCTCCGAGGTCCCCTATGTCTTCGAGACGCTCAAGGCCCGCTACCCCTCCACCATTACTCCCCACGACGAGTCCATCGCCAACCTAACCCACGCCTATTGGGTCAACTTCGCCAAGACCGGCAATCCTAACGGCGACCACCTGCCGCACTGGCCCCTCTTCACCCCATCGCCGGATCAGATCTTCAACATCACCGACCAGGGCGCTATCCTCGAACCTGACCCCTTCAAAGCCCGTCTCGACCTTACGGAACAAAGCCACTAA
- a CDS encoding TonB-dependent receptor: MPVRNLKIIVILAALMLGGSFSAFGQAVTATLVGTVSDPAKASVSNAQVKITEQQTGASLTQTTNDSGNYQFTFLPPGVYTVTVTMQGFQTQTTKNVPVSVNTTARLDVMLQTGSVDQSITVTDSAPLLQTDRSDISTQFETKQVEDLPLGSNRNFQGMQQLVPGMSTPIYDHSAFFDSQNSMSFHANGQSEMVNNLQVEGVDDNQRGGLLQVYIPPAAAIQTVDVETANYAPEFGRAGGAVTNVTMKSGTNKFHGSAYAYNGVSATAARTYFNRTGIFPRYTNNYDGGTFGGPIFKNRTFIFGDFLRYSNVSSVYSLFSVPSAAFRAGDLRTSPTPIYDPATGNPDGTGRTQFVSDSSNLSQGIPIGTKNVIPQTRLVKIPQSVLALIPLPNIPGAGNTSNFQESVVLSQISNTFDIKVDQNVREKDHFTGRYSREVVDTNQHPAFGNAGGPSAGGYEGIGTDTTWVAAVEYTHIFSPSLFAEGRFGVNYFNNVQQPSDYGLNTANDLGIPNINNGLTSSGIPNFTINGYSAPIVGYQAFIPETDPQTNIDGVLNVTKVLGNHSLKFGAETRAIRDDITQGQVFGTRGAYVYADGQTGTPGVTTSYGNDMASFLLDQISSAGIDINVNDASFRQKMYFLFAQDTWQATSKLTLTYGLRWEYYAPPTPKAKGGFSQYNPADNSLSVVGYGGIPMDLGVNKNLKNFQPRVGFAYRANPSLVVRGGFGVASSPFPDKFYAYNYPVKQNISINSTSSYIAAPVTLAQGFPTAATPTIPSNGIIPSSVLIAAGPTLNNSSWVSVNKNYHDPVVASFNVAVEQSLGHNWVMTLAYVGNQGRHIPGNYNLNAGLTIGAGAAGQPEFASFGRTAATELLPKGTSENYNSLQARVEHRFASGFTWLSSFAWQKAMGFNSTGGGLATYNFYIDPHRDYSPLAWDTRNTYAESFVYELPFGKNKMMLQHGIASKLAGGWEVSSLLGMQTGTPLFFSASSSALNAPGTTQTPNQVAPFHKLKGIGAGHAWFDTTAFVAPPSVIIKGVKTPTQGNVGKNVYSGPGQVQFNASVFRTFPIHESVNFQLRVDALNALNHPTFSNPSTDMTSSSFGQITGTSTSAAAGNNAAPGRTLQLAGTISF, from the coding sequence ATGCCCGTGCGCAATCTCAAGATAATCGTGATACTCGCCGCCCTGATGCTGGGCGGTTCCTTTTCAGCCTTTGGCCAGGCTGTGACTGCCACTCTTGTTGGAACAGTGAGCGACCCCGCGAAGGCGTCGGTCAGCAATGCACAGGTGAAGATTACCGAGCAGCAGACCGGAGCGTCCTTGACCCAGACGACGAACGACAGCGGAAACTACCAATTCACGTTTTTGCCGCCAGGGGTGTATACGGTCACCGTGACGATGCAGGGGTTCCAGACGCAGACGACGAAGAACGTGCCGGTGTCGGTGAATACGACAGCACGTTTGGACGTGATGCTGCAGACCGGGTCGGTGGATCAGTCGATCACGGTGACCGACTCGGCGCCGTTGCTGCAGACAGACAGGTCCGATATCAGCACGCAGTTCGAGACAAAGCAAGTTGAGGATCTGCCGCTGGGGTCGAATCGTAACTTCCAGGGCATGCAACAACTGGTGCCGGGTATGTCGACGCCGATCTACGATCACTCGGCATTCTTCGACTCGCAAAACTCGATGTCGTTCCATGCGAATGGCCAGTCGGAGATGGTGAACAACCTTCAGGTAGAGGGTGTGGACGACAACCAGCGTGGAGGCCTGCTGCAGGTGTATATTCCTCCGGCTGCGGCGATCCAGACGGTGGACGTCGAGACAGCGAATTATGCTCCGGAGTTTGGGCGCGCTGGCGGCGCGGTGACGAACGTGACGATGAAGTCGGGTACGAACAAATTTCATGGATCGGCGTATGCGTACAACGGTGTGAGTGCGACAGCGGCACGGACGTACTTCAACCGTACGGGTATCTTTCCGCGTTATACGAACAACTACGATGGTGGGACATTTGGCGGGCCGATCTTCAAAAACCGGACGTTTATCTTTGGGGACTTTTTGCGCTACTCGAATGTGAGCAGTGTGTACAGCCTATTCAGCGTTCCGAGCGCGGCGTTCCGGGCGGGCGATCTGCGGACGAGTCCGACTCCGATCTATGATCCTGCAACAGGAAATCCTGATGGTACGGGACGCACTCAGTTCGTCTCCGATAGCTCGAACCTCTCTCAGGGAATACCGATCGGGACCAAGAATGTGATTCCGCAGACTCGTCTGGTGAAGATTCCGCAGAGTGTGCTGGCTCTTATTCCGCTACCCAATATTCCGGGCGCGGGCAATACGAGTAACTTCCAGGAGTCGGTGGTGTTGAGCCAGATATCAAACACCTTTGACATCAAGGTCGACCAGAACGTTCGGGAGAAAGATCACTTTACGGGACGCTACAGCCGCGAGGTTGTCGATACGAATCAGCATCCTGCCTTTGGTAACGCAGGCGGACCTTCCGCCGGTGGCTATGAGGGGATCGGAACCGATACCACCTGGGTGGCCGCGGTGGAGTACACGCATATTTTTTCGCCTAGCCTGTTTGCAGAGGGGCGCTTTGGCGTGAACTACTTCAATAATGTGCAGCAGCCCAGCGACTATGGACTCAATACGGCAAACGATCTGGGTATTCCGAACATCAACAATGGGTTGACGAGCAGCGGCATTCCGAACTTTACAATCAATGGCTACTCGGCACCGATCGTGGGCTACCAGGCGTTCATCCCGGAGACCGATCCACAGACGAATATTGATGGGGTATTGAATGTAACAAAGGTGTTGGGGAATCATTCTCTGAAGTTCGGAGCCGAGACCCGCGCCATTCGCGATGATATTACTCAGGGCCAGGTCTTTGGCACACGAGGCGCGTATGTCTATGCCGATGGGCAGACTGGCACTCCGGGCGTAACGACTAGCTATGGCAACGACATGGCGAGCTTTCTGCTCGATCAGATCAGCAGCGCAGGCATCGATATCAATGTCAACGATGCGTCATTCCGGCAGAAGATGTACTTCCTGTTTGCGCAGGATACATGGCAGGCAACGTCCAAGTTGACGCTGACCTATGGCCTTCGTTGGGAGTACTACGCTCCGCCGACACCTAAGGCGAAGGGAGGATTTTCGCAGTACAACCCTGCGGATAACAGCCTCTCGGTGGTAGGATACGGCGGAATTCCGATGGATCTTGGGGTGAACAAGAACCTGAAGAACTTTCAACCACGTGTCGGATTTGCTTACCGTGCCAATCCTTCGCTGGTGGTGCGAGGTGGATTCGGTGTGGCTAGTTCTCCCTTTCCGGATAAGTTTTATGCCTATAACTATCCTGTTAAACAGAATATTTCGATTAATTCGACAAGCAGTTACATTGCTGCACCGGTGACTCTGGCGCAGGGGTTCCCCACGGCTGCTACTCCAACCATTCCATCGAACGGAATTATTCCAAGCTCTGTTCTAATAGCTGCGGGTCCTACGCTTAATAACTCAAGCTGGGTTTCGGTGAATAAGAACTATCACGATCCCGTCGTAGCTTCGTTCAACGTGGCTGTAGAGCAGAGCCTGGGGCATAACTGGGTGATGACGCTGGCTTATGTCGGGAATCAGGGACGTCATATTCCGGGTAACTATAATCTGAATGCCGGTCTGACTATCGGTGCAGGCGCTGCGGGCCAACCGGAGTTTGCGTCCTTCGGACGTACTGCCGCAACGGAGTTACTGCCCAAGGGGACAAGCGAAAACTATAACTCGCTACAGGCGCGGGTGGAACATCGCTTCGCGAGCGGGTTTACATGGCTCTCGTCATTTGCGTGGCAGAAGGCGATGGGGTTCAACTCCACAGGCGGTGGACTTGCGACATATAACTTCTACATCGACCCACACCGGGACTATTCTCCACTGGCATGGGATACGCGCAACACCTATGCAGAAAGCTTTGTGTACGAGCTTCCTTTCGGCAAGAACAAGATGATGCTGCAGCATGGTATCGCATCGAAGCTGGCGGGCGGCTGGGAGGTGAGTTCACTACTCGGGATGCAGACTGGCACGCCGCTCTTCTTCTCAGCGAGCAGCTCCGCGCTGAATGCTCCGGGGACGACGCAGACGCCGAATCAGGTTGCTCCTTTCCACAAGCTGAAGGGAATTGGCGCGGGGCACGCGTGGTTCGATACGACGGCGTTCGTGGCACCGCCGAGCGTCATCATCAAAGGAGTGAAGACACCCACGCAGGGAAATGTCGGCAAGAACGTCTATAGTGGTCCCGGACAAGTGCAGTTCAACGCGTCGGTCTTCCGGACCTTCCCCATTCATGAGTCGGTGAACTTCCAGTTGCGTGTCGACGCACTGAATGCACTCAACCATCCGACGTTTTCGAACCCGAGCACGGATATGACTAGCTCGAGCTTTGGACAGATTACAGGGACGAGCACTTCGGCGGCGGCGGGAAATAATGCTGCTCCGGGACGTACGCTACAACTGGCTGGGACGATCAGCTTTTAG
- a CDS encoding cupin domain-containing protein, with protein MENLSRRDLCTALAAFAALGNHSLQAQALTATDSVLSHSVGYKFEDLHVNRQPNGYETRNILHGKLPTGELVDIHETVLPPGQIPHPPHRHIHSEFTLIREGTLEFLNDGKPEIVGAGGVIFAASGVLHGWKNIGTTPASYFVFAVGDTKV; from the coding sequence ATGGAAAATCTCTCTCGTCGCGATCTCTGTACCGCGCTCGCCGCCTTCGCCGCATTGGGTAACCACTCCCTGCAAGCCCAGGCTCTCACCGCAACCGATTCCGTCCTCTCGCACTCCGTCGGTTACAAGTTCGAAGACCTCCACGTTAACCGCCAGCCCAACGGATACGAGACTCGCAACATCCTCCACGGCAAGCTACCCACCGGCGAACTCGTCGACATTCACGAGACCGTGCTGCCACCCGGCCAGATCCCACACCCACCCCATCGCCATATCCACTCCGAGTTCACCCTCATCCGCGAGGGAACACTCGAGTTCCTGAACGACGGCAAGCCCGAGATCGTCGGCGCCGGTGGAGTCATCTTCGCCGCCTCCGGTGTCCTCCACGGCTGGAAGAACATCGGCACCACACCCGCAAGTTATTTTGTCTTCGCTGTCGGCGACACTAAGGTCTAA
- a CDS encoding TetR/AcrR family transcriptional regulator yields MTLKTWEDNDPKASLMKRKRDLIVDAAREAFLNGGYADTSMDSIAKGAGVSIKTVYRHFENKDDLFIAVMKAACSAEAHDESSAQRNWLEKAPRVGLNLAAIEYLRHALSAEQAALYRVVLRDAGRFPELGKRYSEEVIQNRNTLIMEYLKRWGSSQGWRIKDLLGAANTFAGLLRSGWFESVLLGTAAIDEAALLQHAKTGAARMLILIESRTL; encoded by the coding sequence GTGACGTTGAAAACTTGGGAGGACAATGACCCGAAAGCCTCGTTGATGAAGAGGAAGCGTGACCTGATCGTGGATGCCGCACGGGAGGCGTTTCTGAACGGTGGGTACGCGGATACTTCGATGGACAGCATCGCGAAAGGCGCTGGCGTATCTATTAAGACCGTCTATCGCCACTTTGAGAACAAGGACGATCTTTTTATTGCAGTGATGAAGGCCGCCTGCTCCGCAGAAGCTCATGACGAGTCGTCGGCACAACGCAATTGGCTCGAAAAAGCTCCTCGCGTTGGCTTGAATCTGGCTGCGATTGAATATCTTCGACACGCATTGTCCGCGGAGCAAGCAGCGCTCTATCGAGTAGTATTACGCGATGCAGGACGGTTTCCAGAACTTGGGAAGCGGTATTCGGAAGAAGTCATCCAAAATCGCAATACGCTTATCATGGAGTACCTGAAGCGATGGGGTTCTTCGCAAGGATGGAGAATCAAAGACCTACTTGGTGCTGCGAACACCTTCGCTGGGCTGTTGCGTTCGGGGTGGTTTGAATCGGTTCTGCTAGGAACAGCAGCCATTGACGAGGCTGCGCTGTTGCAGCACGCGAAGACCGGAGCGGCGCGGATGCTCATTCTGATCGAGTCACGAACGCTGTAG
- a CDS encoding SDR family oxidoreductase — protein MTRRTRFDYKGKFALVTGASKGLGKAYAEELAARGSNLVLVARSKAELETLAVALRRDYKVRAEVIQADLGDMSAPSTIAEGLERIGIQPDLLLNNAAVGYSGRFFSRPLGEELIPVVVNVQSLVELTHVLGKKMVARGSGGIINIGSNGGFQPVPYNATYSATKAFVLLFSEAVAEELKGSGVRMMIANPGPTATEFFVQSPTSIKLEKMDSAQSVARRTLDDFSRGKVVSYPGRLSTRVSTWISRILPRGLTTALVAHVSRSMGFDR, from the coding sequence ATGACCCGGCGGACCAGGTTCGACTACAAAGGAAAGTTCGCTCTTGTAACGGGGGCGTCCAAGGGACTGGGTAAGGCTTATGCAGAAGAACTTGCCGCCAGGGGCTCGAATCTTGTGCTCGTAGCGCGCTCTAAAGCCGAGTTGGAAACGCTTGCCGTAGCTCTGCGACGCGACTACAAGGTGCGCGCTGAGGTGATTCAAGCGGATCTGGGAGACATGTCTGCGCCTTCGACGATTGCCGAAGGACTTGAGCGGATTGGGATTCAGCCCGACTTATTGTTGAACAATGCGGCTGTCGGCTACAGCGGAAGATTTTTCAGCAGACCGCTCGGTGAGGAATTGATTCCCGTTGTCGTGAACGTGCAGAGCCTCGTGGAACTCACTCATGTTTTGGGAAAGAAGATGGTGGCGCGTGGAAGCGGCGGCATTATCAATATTGGCTCGAATGGAGGATTTCAACCTGTCCCGTACAACGCGACCTATTCCGCAACGAAGGCGTTCGTTCTTCTGTTCAGCGAGGCCGTGGCGGAAGAACTCAAGGGATCTGGCGTGCGCATGATGATAGCGAACCCCGGACCGACGGCGACGGAGTTTTTTGTGCAGAGCCCTACCTCAATTAAATTGGAGAAAATGGACTCAGCCCAAAGCGTCGCGCGCCGCACATTGGATGATTTCTCTCGGGGGAAGGTCGTATCGTATCCGGGCCGCTTAAGCACCCGCGTGTCAACCTGGATCAGTCGCATCCTGCCACGCGGATTAACGACTGCACTCGTGGCTCACGTATCCAGAAGTATGGGATTCGACCGATAG